GCTGCATTGGCAACATTTCCAATTATAGAAGTAAATCCAGCAGATAGCCAAGTAACTGCTATTACAGCAAGATCAAATTTACCTGAAGTTATTTTTATAAGTTTATCTCCAATTATATTGATTATATTTAAATTCTCTATTCCTTTTATCATCATAAACAATCCTATGAAAAAGAATAAAGTTTCCCATTCTACATTTTCAAATATCTCTTTTGGTTTTCTTTTAGCTATGACTACAAGAAATATTGCCCCTGACAATGAAATAATTGCAAGTCCCTTATTAATAAAATTATTTAAAACAAATCCTATCAATACTAATGAAAATATTATAGCTGCTTGTTTTAAAAGTTTAGGGTCTTTCAAACTTCTTGAAGAATCCAATTCCATTATTCTAGCCTTCAATTCATTAGGTACTATCATATGTCTTCCATATATAAAATAGACATTTGCAATGAGTAAAACCATAGAAAGTACAGCTACTGGTGCTGTATTGAAAAGAAATTCATTAAATCCAAGATTTCCCTCAGCTCCTATAATCAATTGTGTAGGGTCACCAATAAGTGTAGCAAGTCCTCCTATATTGGCAGACATAACCTCTGTTATTATGAAAGGAAAAGGATCTAATTTTAATTGTTTTGCCAACAATATTGACACTGGTGCCATCAAAAGAATTGTAGTAACATTATCCAAAAATGCTGAACATAGAGCTGTTACTATTGCCAATAAAACTATTAATCTAAAAGGTTCTCCTCTTACTAATTGAGCTACCTTTATGGCAAACCACTGGAATACACCTGTTTCAGATACAAGTAAAACAATTATCATCATTCCTATTAAAAGAAATAATATTTCCAATCTTTCAGAAACAGCAGTTAAAGCATCTTCTTCATTTATTATCCCAATAAGAGCCATTATAAGTCCACCTATCATTGTTGCCCAAGGCCCTGGTACTTTTTCTGTTATCATCAAATAGAATACTGTAAAGAATACAACTAATCCTATCAGCATATATATCATAATTTTTCCTCCTTATTCTAATTCTTTCCCCTAAGAATGAAAGTTTAAATATGAAGTACTTTTTTGATTATATCTGATCTTCTTATCATTCCATAATATTTTCCTTCATCTAGAACATATAATCTTGTAAGTCCTTTATTTACCATAATAAAACATATCTCCATAATAGGAGTTTTTCTATCTATTTTCACTCTTTCATCTACTCTGTATAATTTTTCAATTGTAGTTGTAGTTTCATTTACCAAATATTCCTCAAAAGGTTCTCCTACTGTCAAGAAATTAAGGTCTCCCATCAAAGAAAGATAATCAGGCATACCAAAATCAATAAGTTCTCTTTCAGTTATTTCTCCTAAGAAGATTCCATCTTTATCTACAACTGGAAGACCACTTATTTGCTCAAGTATTAGTCTTTTTGCTATCTCTTCCAAAGTATTTTCTGGTGTAGCAGGTTCTATATCTGGACTTAATACATCTTCTGCTATTATTCTATGATCTATTTCAATATTAGATTCTTGAATATATTCAACTATCTTATTAGGATTTTTTCCTCTTTTATCTTTTCTAAGAGATTTTTTCTTTTTAAAGCCATTTTTGAAACAGCACTCATTACTTTTAATATATTTTTATTTTTCAGAACATCTGAAATAATTAAAAATACCAGCTTTACTTTATCAGTTCTGTGTGTCGCTGCGATTTCTACTTCTATAGGTTCCTCTAAAACAGCAACTGATACAATAAAATCATTAAAATTTTCTATTCTAGCATGAGGTATTGCTATTCCATTTCCCATACCTGTTGAGATCTCTTTCTCTCTTTTTATTACTGATTTTACAATTACATCTTTTAACTCATTTATTTTCTTATCTTTCAAAGACAATCTTTCTATCATCTCTGTGATAATTTCTTCAGGATTTTTTCCCTTTAAATCAGTAAAAATAAACTGTGGATCTAAATAACTTGAAAACTTCATATATTCCTCCTTTAAAACTTTAATACCTTAGATTAATATAAATAACGCTTAAAATCATTGATTGAATAACAATCAGTATCCCCAATTTGAAGAAATCCATAAAA
Above is a window of Fusobacterium varium DNA encoding:
- the arsB_1 gene encoding Arsenic efflux pump protein, whose translation is MIYMLIGLVVFFTVFYLMITEKVPGPWATMIGGLIMALIGIINEEDALTAVSERLEILFLLIGMMIIVLLVSETGVFQWFAIKVAQLVRGEPFRLIVLLAIVTALCSAFLDNVTTILLMAPVSILLAKQLKLDPFPFIITEVMSANIGGLATLIGDPTQLIIGAEGNLGFNEFLFNTAPVAVLSMVLLIANVYFIYGRHMIVPNELKARIMELDSSRSLKDPKLLKQAAIIFSLVLIGFVLNNFINKGLAIISLSGAIFLVVIAKRKPKEIFENVEWETLFFFIGLFMMIKGIENLNIINIIGDKLIKITSGKFDLAVIAVTWLSAGFTSIIGNVANAATVSKILGVMVPTFEKIGDPKAFWWALSFGSCLGGNITMLGSATNVVAVGAAAKAGCKIDFLKFFKFGGLIAFQTLLLATIYLYVRYM
- a CDS encoding CBS domain — encoded protein: MEEIAKRLILEQISGLPVVDKDGIFLGEITERELIDFGMPDYLSLMGDLNFLTVGEPFEEYLVNETTTTIEKLYRVDERVKIDRKTPIMEICFIMVNKGLTRLYVLDEGKYYGMIRRSDIIKKVLHI
- the fruA_4 gene encoding EIIABC-Fru; its protein translation is MKFSSYLDPQFIFTDLKGKNPEEIITEMIERLSLKDKKINELKDVIVKSVIKREKEISTGMGNGIAIPHARIENFNDFIVSVAVLEEPIEVEIAATHRTDKVKLVFLIISDVLKNKNILKVMSAVSKMALKRKNLLEKIKEEKILIR